One region of Rhodospirillaceae bacterium genomic DNA includes:
- the queG gene encoding tRNA epoxyqueuosine(34) reductase QueG, with protein MSPTAEVIKSAIRQKALAVGFDAIGFAPAALSAETRAHLADFLRQGRHGDMGWMVEKADRRGDPQTLWPDARSVIVLGQNYGPDLDPLAILDQPDRGGISVYARHRDYHDVVKKRLKELGRWIADTYKIEIKVFVDTAPVMEKPLAAQAGIGWQGKHTNLVSRELGSWLFLGEIFLAFDLPPDAPEEDHCGQCRRCLDVCPTNAFPAPYQLDARRCISYLTIEHAGPIPRDLRPLMGNRIYGCDDCLSVCPWNKFAQATPHAPLVARDDLTAPCLADLARLDDAAFRALFSGSPVKRIGRDRFVRNVLIAIGNSGRRELLPVVGGLLSDPAPLVRGAAVWALSRLDADLWKARGAGARRDEEDSGVRAEWAPPEPV; from the coding sequence ATGAGTCCCACGGCGGAGGTGATCAAATCCGCCATCCGCCAGAAAGCCCTGGCGGTGGGCTTCGACGCGATCGGCTTTGCGCCGGCCGCCCTCTCTGCCGAAACACGCGCGCATCTTGCCGACTTTCTGCGCCAGGGCCGCCATGGTGACATGGGCTGGATGGTCGAGAAGGCGGACCGTCGCGGTGATCCGCAAACGCTGTGGCCGGATGCCCGGAGCGTCATCGTGCTTGGCCAGAATTACGGCCCCGACCTCGACCCCCTCGCCATCCTCGACCAGCCGGATCGCGGCGGCATCTCGGTCTATGCGCGCCACCGCGACTATCATGATGTGGTGAAGAAGCGCTTGAAGGAACTCGGCCGCTGGATCGCCGACACATACAAGATCGAGATCAAGGTCTTCGTCGACACCGCCCCCGTGATGGAAAAGCCGCTTGCCGCACAGGCTGGAATCGGCTGGCAGGGCAAGCACACCAATCTCGTCTCGCGCGAGCTTGGTTCCTGGCTGTTTCTGGGGGAAATCTTCCTGGCGTTCGACCTGCCGCCGGATGCGCCGGAGGAAGATCATTGCGGCCAGTGCCGGCGCTGTCTCGACGTCTGCCCGACCAACGCCTTCCCGGCGCCCTACCAGCTGGATGCGCGGCGCTGCATCTCCTACCTCACCATCGAACATGCGGGGCCGATCCCGCGCGATCTCAGGCCGCTCATGGGCAACCGCATCTATGGTTGCGACGATTGCCTCAGCGTTTGCCCGTGGAACAAGTTCGCGCAGGCGACGCCGCACGCGCCCCTGGTCGCGCGCGACGATCTCACCGCGCCGTGCCTGGCCGATCTTGCCCGCCTCGACGATGCCGCCTTCCGCGCGCTCTTTTCCGGCTCGCCGGTGAAGCGCATCGGCCGCGACCGCTTCGTCCGCAATGTCCTCATCGCCATCGGCAATAGCGGTCGCAGGGAACTTTTGCCGGTGGTCGGGGGTTTACTGTCCGACCCCGCCCCGCTCGTGCGGGGGGCGGCCGTCTGGGCACTTTCGCGTCTCGACGCCGATCTGTGGAAGGCGCGCGGGGCAGGGGCGCGGCGCGATGAAGAAGATTCCGGTGTGCGCGCGGAATGGGCTCCGCCGGAGCCTGTTTGA
- a CDS encoding GAF domain-containing sensor histidine kinase produces MASSTELIELMAQRRQEDALKDAEQQILRAIVESRPLGDILELACRTLESVLSGALCSVLLLSPDGKHLLHGAAPSLPKAYSAAIDGAPIGPAVGSCGTAAYRNEMVIVEDIETDPLWADYKALAAAHGLRACWSIPLKSKGGTVLGTFATYHRTPYRPNQRELDVAWRLAASAAVAIQRKQLDEALIAEKEKAEAASRAKSEFLANMSHELRTPLNAILGFSEAIERQLVGPEKTLEYAHDIHRSGRQLLDLINDLLDVGRIESGTAKLNRQRFNLGENLAEQVDLVRHAFPEAPPISIKLPGNCADLLVDIRSFRQVILNIVGNAAKFTPQSGTITISVDCVPPGLRLRVIDTGPGIPPEILTDLGQPFRSGEAAYSRKYGGTGLGLYISRQLVKGHNGALEVTSELGLGTTITIDLPEDCVLRPGQHGPG; encoded by the coding sequence ATGGCGTCGAGCACCGAGCTGATTGAGCTGATGGCGCAGCGCAGACAGGAAGATGCGCTCAAGGATGCCGAGCAGCAGATCCTGCGCGCGATCGTCGAAAGTCGTCCTTTGGGCGATATCCTTGAGCTTGCCTGCCGCACACTGGAAAGCGTGCTCTCAGGCGCCTTGTGCTCGGTCCTGCTGCTGTCGCCAGACGGCAAGCATCTGCTGCATGGGGCCGCCCCTTCGCTGCCGAAAGCCTATTCCGCCGCCATCGACGGTGCGCCCATCGGCCCGGCGGTCGGTTCCTGCGGCACCGCGGCCTATCGCAATGAGATGGTGATCGTCGAGGATATCGAGACCGACCCGCTCTGGGCTGACTACAAGGCCCTGGCGGCGGCCCATGGCCTGCGCGCCTGCTGGTCGATCCCGCTGAAGTCGAAGGGCGGCACCGTGCTCGGCACCTTTGCCACGTATCACCGCACACCCTATCGGCCGAACCAGCGCGAACTCGACGTTGCCTGGCGCCTCGCGGCCTCCGCGGCGGTCGCCATCCAGAGGAAGCAGCTCGACGAGGCGCTCATCGCGGAGAAGGAAAAGGCCGAAGCGGCGAGCCGCGCAAAATCGGAGTTCCTGGCCAATATGAGCCACGAGCTGCGCACGCCCTTGAACGCCATCCTGGGGTTTTCGGAAGCCATCGAGCGGCAATTGGTGGGGCCTGAGAAGACTCTTGAATATGCCCATGACATTCACCGCAGCGGCCGGCAGCTGCTCGACCTCATCAACGATCTCCTGGATGTCGGGCGCATCGAATCCGGCACGGCGAAGCTCAACCGCCAGCGCTTCAATCTGGGCGAAAATCTCGCCGAGCAGGTCGATCTGGTGCGCCACGCCTTTCCCGAGGCACCGCCGATCAGCATCAAGCTGCCCGGGAACTGCGCCGACCTGCTGGTCGACATCCGCTCGTTCCGGCAGGTCATCCTCAACATCGTCGGCAATGCGGCGAAGTTCACGCCCCAGAGCGGCACCATCACCATCAGCGTGGATTGCGTGCCCCCAGGCCTGCGCCTGCGCGTGATCGATACCGGCCCCGGCATACCGCCGGAGATCCTCACCGATCTGGGTCAGCCCTTCCGGTCGGGCGAGGCTGCCTATAGCCGGAAATATGGCGGCACCGGACTTGGTCTCTATATCAGCCGGCAGTTGGTGAAAGGCCATAATGGCGCGCTCGAGGTCACGAGCGAGCTTGGCCTGGGCACGACCATCACCATCGACCTGCCCGAGGATTGCGTGCTGCGGCCGGGCCAGCACGGCCCGGGCTGA
- a CDS encoding DUF393 domain-containing protein: MAKLEIFYNSACPVCAAGINSQRQRMAQDMTAWKDIATDENLVCEIGAALDTVRHSLHVRDETGTIFVGADAIARLMLETPGQRWLGRLMMWPPFRPVSRFLYDRFADQLFAWNKRHGRW; encoded by the coding sequence TTGGCCAAGCTCGAGATCTTCTACAACAGCGCCTGCCCGGTCTGCGCCGCCGGCATCAACAGCCAGCGCCAGCGCATGGCCCAGGACATGACGGCCTGGAAGGACATCGCAACAGACGAAAATCTGGTGTGCGAGATCGGCGCCGCCCTCGACACGGTGCGCCACAGCCTCCATGTGCGCGATGAGACCGGTACGATTTTCGTCGGCGCCGATGCGATTGCCCGGCTGATGCTGGAGACCCCGGGCCAGCGATGGCTCGGCCGCCTGATGATGTGGCCACCCTTCCGGCCGGTATCGCGCTTTCTCTACGACCGCTTTGCCGATCAACTGTTCGCCTGGAACAAGCGGCACGGGCGTTGGTGA
- a CDS encoding DegQ family serine endoprotease: MTAPVSANTVPTPEARRSRLFVTVGRAALFMGALAFVPPALSLAHVAEAQADQTAVEQARPASFADLAAKVSPAVVNISSARKVADQDRPQLPQFPKGSPFEEFFKQFEQQQGGGHQPMRKAMSLGSGFVIDPSGYVVTNNHVVEESTDITVTLADGTEYPAKLIGTDPKTDLALLKVEPKTPLPFVPWGDSDKARVGDWVMAVGNPFGLGGSVTTGIVSARSRDIHEGPFDDFLQIDAAINQGNSGGPTFDMNGHVVGINTAIFSPSGGSVGIGFAIPSNLAKTVVAELREKGSIERGWLGVEIQQVTPDLAKGVGLDEPKGAIIANIDPDSPAGKADLKPGDVVLAFNGTKVLEMRDLPRLVASADPDSTATLDILRDGREKEISVKIGKLKNEAVASNDAQSGDGSESAILGARLAALTPESRQTLGLDADAKGVVIVDLADDSPLVDQGLKVGDVIERVGNAEVSDPAEITRLAEAAQKSDRPILVMLVNRDGRDQFIAVNLKQA; encoded by the coding sequence ATGACCGCACCCGTTTCTGCAAACACAGTTCCAACCCCCGAGGCCCGGCGCAGTCGCCTGTTCGTGACCGTGGGGCGCGCCGCCTTGTTCATGGGGGCGCTCGCCTTCGTGCCGCCGGCGCTCAGCCTCGCCCATGTCGCCGAGGCACAGGCTGATCAGACGGCCGTTGAGCAGGCCAGGCCCGCAAGCTTCGCCGATCTGGCCGCCAAGGTGTCGCCGGCGGTGGTCAACATCTCGTCCGCGCGCAAGGTCGCCGACCAGGACAGGCCGCAATTGCCGCAATTTCCCAAGGGCTCGCCTTTCGAGGAATTCTTCAAGCAGTTCGAGCAACAACAGGGCGGCGGCCATCAGCCGATGCGGAAAGCCATGTCGCTGGGTTCCGGCTTCGTCATCGACCCCAGCGGCTATGTCGTCACCAACAATCATGTGGTCGAGGAGTCGACCGACATCACCGTGACCTTGGCCGACGGTACCGAATATCCGGCCAAGCTCATCGGTACCGATCCCAAGACCGATCTTGCCTTGCTCAAGGTCGAACCGAAGACGCCGCTGCCCTTCGTCCCCTGGGGCGATTCCGACAAGGCGCGCGTCGGCGACTGGGTGATGGCGGTCGGCAATCCGTTCGGCCTCGGCGGCTCGGTCACCACCGGCATCGTATCGGCCAGAAGCCGCGACATCCATGAAGGCCCGTTCGACGATTTCCTGCAGATCGACGCCGCCATCAACCAGGGCAATTCCGGCGGCCCGACCTTCGACATGAACGGCCATGTGGTCGGCATCAACACGGCGATCTTCTCGCCCTCCGGTGGTTCGGTCGGCATCGGTTTCGCCATTCCCAGCAATCTGGCGAAGACCGTGGTCGCTGAATTGCGCGAGAAGGGCTCGATCGAACGCGGCTGGCTCGGCGTCGAGATCCAGCAGGTGACGCCGGATCTGGCCAAGGGTGTCGGCCTTGATGAACCCAAGGGCGCCATCATCGCCAACATCGATCCGGACTCGCCCGCGGGCAAGGCCGACCTCAAACCCGGCGACGTGGTGCTTGCCTTCAACGGCACCAAGGTCTTGGAGATGCGCGACCTGCCGCGTCTGGTGGCCAGCGCCGATCCCGACTCGACGGCCACCCTCGACATCCTGCGCGATGGCCGCGAGAAGGAAATCAGCGTCAAGATCGGCAAACTTAAGAACGAGGCCGTCGCCAGCAACGACGCCCAGTCAGGCGACGGGTCGGAAAGCGCCATCCTCGGCGCCCGCCTCGCGGCCCTCACCCCGGAATCGCGCCAGACCCTTGGCCTTGATGCCGATGCGAAAGGCGTCGTCATCGTCGACCTAGCGGATGACTCACCGCTGGTCGATCAGGGCCTGAAGGTGGGCGACGTGATCGAGCGCGTCGGCAATGCCGAGGTGAGCGACCCCGCCGAAATCACGCGCCTTGCCGAAGCGGCGCAGAAAAGCGACCGGCCGATCCTCGTCATGCTGGTCAACCGCGACGGCCGCGACCAGTTCATCGCCGTCAATCTTAAGCAAGCTTGA
- a CDS encoding branched-chain amino acid aminotransferase, with product MSLVPFDDRDGEIWMDGKFIPWREAKLHVLTHALHYASAVFEGERSYNGKVFKSRAHTERLHKSAEIVGYTIPFSVDAIEAAKTELVKRTGYQNCYVRAIAWRGSEMMGVSAQKNTIHLAIAAWEWPSYFSPELLANGIRLKWAKYKRPAPDTAPVAAKASGLYQICTISKHEAERDGYQDAMMLDYRGLLAEATGANVFLVQNGELHTPKPDCFLNGLTRQTVIELAQRRQLKVVERAIQPEELAKTDEVFLVGSAAEVTPVGEISEYKFKVGPITRQMREDYLKEVGA from the coding sequence ATGAGTTTAGTGCCTTTTGATGACCGTGACGGCGAAATCTGGATGGACGGCAAGTTCATTCCCTGGCGGGAAGCGAAGCTGCATGTCCTGACCCACGCCCTCCATTATGCATCAGCCGTGTTCGAAGGCGAACGGTCCTATAACGGCAAGGTCTTCAAATCGCGCGCCCATACCGAGCGCCTCCATAAATCGGCCGAGATCGTCGGTTATACCATCCCCTTCTCGGTCGACGCGATCGAGGCCGCCAAGACCGAACTGGTGAAGCGCACCGGCTACCAGAACTGCTATGTCCGCGCGATTGCCTGGCGCGGCAGCGAGATGATGGGCGTCTCAGCCCAGAAGAATACCATCCACCTCGCCATCGCCGCCTGGGAATGGCCGTCCTACTTCTCGCCGGAGCTGCTGGCCAACGGCATCCGCCTCAAATGGGCGAAGTACAAGCGCCCGGCGCCGGACACGGCCCCCGTCGCCGCCAAGGCCTCCGGCCTTTATCAGATCTGCACGATCTCGAAGCATGAGGCCGAGCGTGACGGCTATCAGGACGCGATGATGCTGGATTATCGCGGCCTGCTCGCCGAAGCCACCGGCGCCAATGTGTTCCTGGTGCAGAATGGTGAGCTGCATACGCCCAAGCCCGATTGCTTCCTCAACGGCCTCACTCGCCAGACCGTGATCGAGCTTGCCCAGCGCCGCCAGCTCAAAGTGGTCGAGCGCGCGATCCAGCCCGAGGAACTGGCCAAGACCGATGAAGTCTTCCTGGTCGGCTCCGCCGCCGAGGTGACGCCGGTGGGCGAGATCAGCGAATACAAGTTCAAGGTCGGCCCGATCACACGGCAGATGCGCGAAGACTATCTGAAGGAAGTGGGCGCCTGA
- a CDS encoding HAMP domain-containing protein, whose amino-acid sequence MKRRFFPDSILAWLLLILVTGVLASQAVTVLLHNLNRNEVLLHLEDQRAAERIAALAVFLDHTAPVLRRGVADAMSGPSLNAGVSDRPLVADAATARELAPLAAALAERLQGAAWREIRVGSAEPSGKERAADLVPVRVAIGLVDGTWLNFEFRMVASLPWASPQLLGLTLGSVVAVLGLCLYALLRLMRPLERLTRAAEALGRSGTAQPLPETGVGEVRRAASAFNRMQARIGRLIEDRLQMIAAISHDLKTPITRLRLRAELMEDVETRQKLIKDLDEMEAMIGSTLAFAREEGNPEPRQQIDLRALVKEAGEHQPAMRLGIAGQGPWEIAVQPLALKRAIANLIDNAVNYGGEAVVTLSRGQDERGAPRFEIRIDDRGPGIPQDEMERVFRPFYRLEPSRNRMSGGSGLGLAIARNAILAQGGDVELYNRTNSDGKVVGLTARVLLPI is encoded by the coding sequence ATGAAGCGCCGCTTCTTCCCCGACAGCATTCTTGCCTGGCTGCTGCTGATCCTGGTCACGGGTGTCCTGGCGAGCCAGGCCGTCACCGTCCTGCTCCACAACCTCAACCGCAACGAGGTGCTGCTGCATCTCGAGGACCAGCGCGCGGCGGAACGGATCGCGGCCCTTGCCGTATTCCTCGATCATACCGCCCCGGTGCTGCGCCGGGGGGTGGCGGATGCCATGAGCGGCCCCTCGCTCAATGCCGGCGTTTCCGACCGGCCGCTGGTCGCCGATGCCGCCACCGCGCGCGAACTGGCACCGCTGGCAGCGGCCCTCGCCGAACGCCTGCAAGGTGCCGCCTGGCGGGAGATCAGGGTGGGGAGTGCCGAACCCAGCGGCAAGGAACGGGCGGCGGATCTGGTACCGGTGCGCGTTGCTATCGGCCTTGTCGACGGCACCTGGCTCAATTTCGAGTTCCGCATGGTGGCGAGCCTGCCCTGGGCCTCGCCGCAACTTCTCGGCCTCACATTGGGATCGGTCGTCGCAGTGCTGGGCCTCTGTCTTTATGCGCTGCTGCGCCTGATGCGCCCGCTGGAACGGTTGACGCGGGCCGCCGAGGCGCTGGGTCGTTCCGGCACGGCGCAGCCCTTGCCCGAGACCGGCGTCGGTGAGGTGCGGCGCGCCGCCAGCGCCTTCAACCGGATGCAGGCGCGCATCGGCCGCCTGATCGAAGACCGGCTGCAGATGATCGCCGCCATCTCGCATGATCTCAAAACGCCCATCACGCGCCTGCGCCTGCGCGCCGAGCTGATGGAGGATGTCGAGACCCGGCAGAAGCTGATCAAGGATCTCGACGAGATGGAGGCGATGATCGGTTCCACCCTCGCTTTCGCCCGCGAGGAGGGCAATCCGGAGCCCCGGCAGCAGATTGATCTGCGCGCCCTGGTGAAGGAGGCCGGCGAGCATCAGCCGGCCATGCGCCTTGGCATCGCCGGCCAGGGGCCGTGGGAGATCGCAGTACAGCCCCTGGCGCTGAAGCGCGCCATCGCCAACCTCATCGACAATGCCGTCAATTATGGCGGCGAGGCGGTGGTGACCCTTTCACGTGGCCAGGATGAAAGGGGCGCGCCGCGCTTCGAGATCCGCATCGACGATCGCGGCCCCGGCATTCCGCAGGACGAGATGGAGCGGGTATTCCGGCCCTTCTACCGCCTTGAGCCATCACGCAACCGGATGTCCGGTGGCAGCGGGCTGGGCCTCGCCATCGCCCGCAATGCGATCCTGGCGCAAGGCGGCGACGTGGAATTGTACAACCGTACAAACAGCGACGGCAAAGTGGTCGGGCTGACCGCGCGGGTCCTGCTGCCGATCTGA
- the queF gene encoding NADPH-dependent 7-cyano-7-deazaguanine reductase QueF — protein sequence MARKPAYSDLTQLGAKVETAASPEAAILERVPNPHPGTLYVARYTAPEFTCLCPVTGQPDFAHLVIDYVPDKWLVESKSLKLYLTSFRNHGGFHEGTTIDIAKRFIAVAKPKWLRIGGYWYPRGGIPIDVFFEHGKRPKDLFLPDQAVAPYRGRG from the coding sequence ATGGCCAGGAAGCCAGCCTATAGCGACCTCACCCAACTCGGCGCCAAGGTCGAGACCGCGGCCTCGCCGGAAGCGGCGATCCTGGAACGCGTGCCAAATCCACATCCCGGCACGCTCTATGTGGCCCGCTACACGGCGCCGGAATTCACCTGCCTCTGCCCCGTGACCGGCCAGCCGGACTTCGCGCATCTCGTCATCGACTATGTGCCGGATAAATGGCTGGTCGAATCGAAATCGCTGAAGCTCTATCTGACCTCCTTCCGCAACCATGGCGGCTTCCACGAAGGCACCACCATCGACATTGCCAAGCGCTTCATTGCGGTGGCCAAGCCCAAATGGCTGCGCATCGGCGGCTATTGGTATCCGCGCGGCGGCATCCCGATCGACGTCTTCTTCGAACATGGCAAGCGGCCCAAGGATCTGTTCCTGCCCGACCAGGCCGTCGCCCCCTATCGCGGCCGCGGTTGA
- a CDS encoding response regulator — protein MSEKTPHILIVDDDREIRDLLQRFLEKHGLRCSTAADGRDMRRQLGDARVDLIVLDVMMPSETGLQLCAQLRAEKNSQLARLPIIMLTAAAEETDRIIGLEMGADDYLAKPFSPRELLARIRAVLRRGGLEAGAAEAASQVLAFDAYRIDLSSRRVQGPLGEVELSTGEFDLLVALAERPQRVLSRDQLLDLTKGRMAQPFDRSIDVQIGRLRSKIEPDPAQPKFITTVRGGGYMFAAKVTRETESA, from the coding sequence ATGAGCGAAAAGACACCGCATATCCTGATTGTCGACGATGATCGCGAGATCCGTGACCTGCTGCAGCGCTTCCTGGAAAAGCACGGCCTGCGCTGCTCAACGGCCGCGGACGGCCGAGACATGCGCCGCCAGTTGGGCGATGCCAGGGTCGATCTGATCGTGCTCGACGTCATGATGCCGAGCGAGACCGGGCTGCAGCTTTGCGCCCAGCTTCGCGCCGAGAAAAACAGCCAGCTTGCCCGCCTGCCGATCATCATGCTGACGGCGGCGGCCGAGGAAACCGATCGCATCATCGGCCTGGAGATGGGGGCCGACGATTATCTGGCGAAGCCTTTCAGCCCGCGCGAATTGCTGGCGCGCATCCGCGCCGTGCTGCGCCGGGGCGGGCTGGAGGCGGGCGCCGCCGAGGCAGCGAGCCAGGTACTGGCGTTCGACGCCTACCGCATCGATCTCTCCAGCCGGCGCGTTCAGGGACCGCTGGGCGAGGTGGAGTTGTCGACCGGGGAGTTCGACTTGCTGGTGGCGCTGGCGGAACGGCCGCAGCGCGTGCTCTCCCGCGACCAGTTGCTCGATCTGACCAAGGGGCGCATGGCGCAGCCCTTCGACCGCAGCATCGACGTGCAGATCGGGCGCCTGCGGAGCAAGATCGAGCCTGATCCGGCGCAGCCCAAATTCATCACCACCGTGCGCGGCGGCGGCTACATGTTCGCAGCCAAGGTGACGCGGGAAACCGAGTCCGCATGA